The Cryptomeria japonica chromosome 2, Sugi_1.0, whole genome shotgun sequence region CTGCTACATATCATCATTTTAAAGACATGATAAAAATAGGGCGGTCTGTAACATATTAATGCTTCTAGATTATTACACCCATTGAATCTAGATGACAATAAAATGTTATGACAAGTGCTTGATTAATCTCTTCTTTGACTAGATGATCCTCAACAATATCGAGGTGCCACTTGTAATAAATATATTTAGTCTATCAAAACAATTAACTTAAAATGCCATCTTCTTCAACAATCTCTTCATTCTCCAATTAGGGGTTTACTTTGATTAACACATTTATCACTAATAAAGAGTCACTTTCCATAATCAACTCAGAAGCCTTTAGCCAACAATCAAAGCTTCCCACTGAATTTCATTAATCATTCAAATGCCAAAGAAAAAGAAACCCAAATACATTAAAACCCTTGACAAATTCGACAGTGTCCATAAGACCACCACAATCCACATGCCCAAAATATACTATAGACAGATGTATTATGATGGTCCCATAATCAATAACAACAAATTCCTTATCACAAACCCGGTCACTGAACCAAGGTTCCTTTCATAGCTCCATCAAAATAAAATCTTACATACCCATCTCAAAAAAAGAGACAACACTTACCCATAAATGAATAATCCTGATCCACTACATTTACTTTCCATACTTCAAGATACATTAACCCACATGATTGTAACCCCTTCAATTATGAATCCAAATTGAGTAGATCCCACTTGCCACCATTTCATTTGTTTATTTACTTTTCTTCCCAATCTTGAATGTGATGGCTCAATTATTTTGTACATCTAAGATATTTACTTGTTTACCATCATCAATGTGAATATCAAACAGGGAGATATTTCATAAATACAATGGGGAGAAGAAACTAAAGGAATATAATAAGAATCATCTCCTCAATGCTCCCCCATGGGGTTGCATCCTAGTCAACAATTTACTCATTGTGCAATGCCCTGCCCTTTTGCCGTGGTTTTCCACAGCCTGAGCCGGTGCCAAGCCGGTTACGTGGGTCACCATGACGTGTAGCAGATGGGTTAGTTGGATGCCCACTATGGGTTTCATCGTCGCCGTGGTTTGAAAGGGGCTATAAACAGGGCATCATGGCTGCGCCAACGATCCATGGGGATTTAAGCTTTTGCAGCACAGACAATTCTGCAAAGTTGGGTCTTTTCCATCTTGTTTCAGAGTCTGAATCTGCCCTGCTTTTCGATTTTTTGAGGGATTCTTGTGAAGAATGGAGAGGCAGGGGTATGGGGCAGAGGGGGGGAAGATATTTCGGAAGGATTATATGAGGCGTTTCGTGAGTGCTCTGGGAGGAATCAATGAAACAAGGGATTTAAGCGGAGCTAGGGCTGTGAAATTTGCAGCAGATGTGTCCCTGGCTATGACAGAGGCGTCCTCTGGCACTGCATGGAGCCGGAACATTCTTGCCCATTCCAGAAAAAATTCGCCCAATTTCATGAATTTCATCAGGAGCTGTGAACCCAAATCCTGTGGAGGTTGTAATCAGAAGCTGGGGCGGAGTTCCAGTGAGTGGCGGAGAAATTTCCTGAGCATGAGAAGCAgtctgaggaggatgaggaggagatcATGTCATTCTGATTCTTCCCGCAGGTTGATTAATGTTTCTTGCAGGAAGCGGGTGAAGCGAGCTTTTGGAGGGTTTTCGAAGAAGAAGATTGGGGAAAACAGAGTAGATGCAAAGATTAAGGTGCTCAAGAGTCTTGTCCCTGGTGGAACGGCCATGGATACTCCCCTGCTCTTGCATGAGGCGTTGGAATACATTTCCGCCCTCCAAGTGCAGGTTCAATCCATGCGGACTCTTGTCAGCTATTTCGAAAACGTGGAGTCCAAATAGAATCAGTCGAGCCCACAATTGTATATTGTAGTGCAGTGTtgtttaaatctcaaaaatgtgaAAAGAACAGGAAAAGAAACATTGCAATTGCATCTGTAGAGTCTTTTTCATCAGTACTTATTTTGTTTCTACTGTAAATTGGTTGTTTTTTTCTTACTAGCAGTAGTCATTCTGGCTCCTGTTGCAGAGCTGAAATCTATTTATAaatgtagaaagagatgttccatttGTAGATATTGCTTTCATCTGCATAATTTGATGTGTACATGGCATTTTGCTCTGTCTTGCACCAAGTTTGCTTCTGAACTACTTTGAATGAACATGGGACCTATTCTGATTGGTGTTTTTGGTAAAGATTCATATTTCTATTTCACATCACATAATTTATACAGTATATGATAGTTATTTCCCTCTGCTGAATGTTGCTTCTTTTGAAGAACATCCCAGTTTTGGTTATAATGCGATACGTGATAGTTAATTCCCTCTGATGAATGTTGCTTCTTGTGAAGCAACATACCAGTTTTGGTTATAATACAATACATGATAGTTAATTTCCTCTGATGAATGTTGCTTCTTGTGAAGAAGCATCCCAGTTTTGATTATAATGCAATACATGATAGTTAATTCGCTTTGATGAATGCTGCTTCTTGTGAAGCAACAAGCCAGTTTTGGCTACACATTATTAGAatgctttttctcttttttcttgttATTATGGTATCTTTAGATTATATGATAGATGATAGTTCTGTTTCTATTTTGAAGAGCTATGAAGAGAGGCTGTTTCTTGAAGCAACACCCTAGTCTAATGTTTTGACCTTAGAGGGGTTGCTTCTTTTTCcccttttccttattttgatctttCTATATTATAGAATAGAAGCTGGTTAATTTTACCTTCAAACAAAGGCTGGTTTCTTGGAAACACTGTAGTATGATATTTTGACCATACATAGAGTGCTGCTTCTTCTCCTCCTTATTTTAGTTTTTCTTCATCTATTCACCTCTATTTTCTAAAAGAGGCTAGGTTGGtctaaactattttggatgcaggcTAATTCTCTCTGTGATCTCTCTTCACACAGAGTTGGTCTCTTAGAAGCAACATCTTGGTTTGATGTTTTGACCAAATACAAAGTGCTGcttcttatattttttattatcttaGTTTGATGTTTTGACCATATACAAAGGGGGGCTTCTTTTTCTTATTCTTATTTtggttcctctatatgacaatagATGATAGCTAATTCCACCACTATCTTCTAAAAGAGGCTAGACAGGCTGGTCTCTTGGAAGCAGCACTGATATTTTGGCTAGAGTGCTGCTGCTGCTCCTTATTTTGGTCAGTTATAATATAATAGATGATAGCTAATTCTTCCTCTACCTTCTAAGAGAATGGTTCTTTAGAAACGCCACCTTAATTTGATATTTTGGTCAAATTATAGTGCCtgctcttcttcttcttattttggTTCCCCTCCATTATACAATAGATAAAGAGAGATCATTCCCTTAGAAGCAACACCTTAGTTTGATAATTCAATAAATACATTAACAAAGTTCTTCTCAGATACATTAATTTTCTACAATCCATGAATTGATAAAGAAAACTTCTGAATTTGATTATGTTTTAATTTTGTTTGcttgtaaaattcttcttcttttcattctggtcactctaaatcacacAATTGACAAATACTAATTCCCCTCTATCTTCTAAGAGAGACGATTCTTCAGAAGCAACACCCCAGATTGATATTTTGACCATACATTATGAAAATTCTGCTACCTCTGCTTCTTATTTTTGGTTCCACTGCAGAGGGCCAGCCCTGTTTCCTCTGCCATGCTTGGACCAACAACAAATTTccatgtttttcatccattatcataatGCAAAACCTTTGTCTCTGACTCCAATCTGGCAAAGAAAGAAGAAAACATATGATCTCCCTCTTTACAGTAAAGTTAAAACAAGTTGGGTCCTGCACCAATGTAATGACGCCATTTCATTTCACTTTCTTGACTGTGTGGATCCATATGATTGCTGCAGATGGAAGTTCACATAATCTTCTGAGCATTTCAGCCCCACCCATATACATATGAAAAAAATGGACACGACTTatgagtcttttgctgattattaaAAGGAGGTATGTGAATTTGACACGGCAGAGGAAAGTTCCAACACAGGTGATATTCAGTGGGTCAAATGGCATACGAAATTTGACACGACAAGTTTGTGTGATGATAAAAATTTGTCTGCATATGGCGCATACCTATACCTGGACACTTGTTCTTCATTTTGACTTGAAAAGTAGTTTACAAACAGAATCCCCACATGGAAGTGCTTACAAGGCCTACATGTGGCCACCATAATGGTTGTACTTTTTTAGATATAATAGATATTTATTAATGGTTTGTTgggtcaacaaaattttaaaattgagtGGCATTAACACATCCTAAGCTATCACTTATGTCATAATTTTAGTGTATCTATatatgattttattatttaaaacatGATTTGAATAAGGAGTAAGATCATAATTTCGAATATTTCAATAAATATTAATGATGTAAAATATGATTAAAGTAATCAAATAGGAAGACGACATTTTTGGTTACATAATTTAACAATTAAaagattttttatcaaaaaattaaGGACAATTATTTACTATTCCAAAGCTTGATGAGGTGTAAAGTTGCCATTGACTATTTGgtgtttgaaattttgaatagtacaacacaaattttgaagcatcacaAAACATTGAACCATACCCACCTACATCTCCCCCATGCATTCCactattttagtttaaaaaaatatGAATGAAGTGCATGTTCTTCGCTCACCATGAGTACAAATATCTTATCAATTGGAAGTATAAGAATTCTATGACAATCATCTTCCAACTCTCATGATGGTCATTGATGCCCTTTGTTGATTTATGGAAAAATGTAGGCTTGTCTTTAAACATAACTAAAATTATACTCTATATAAAAAAGGAATTAACACCACACACTATTTTAAAATCATGGTTTAATATTAGAGAGAAAAACTTAGTTAAGTGCATGAAAGAAGAATATCAACTTCACATTAAGGAATATGTTGTCACCATcaactataatatagataagaAGTAAGAAAACTATTTGATTGGGTTTTAAGAAAATCATTATAACAATACAAAAAATCAACAAGCAAAAGTTATTAGATTAATAAGCAGCTTAATGTTATATTCTTAAGACTTGATTTTTATTGAATGGTGAGTAGATTAGTCTTGTCATTGTTAGTAGTGGGGGACATGTGGATCATGCTTTGCTTGGCATTATTAATTGAGACCTCATCATGAATTCTATATTACCATGATTATACATCAACATTCATTTCATTGGCAATACTCTTTTTCAATATAGGTAGTAAAcgtaattgaaagaataaaatacttGATGAAAAAGAGAAAGATGTATAGCTTAAAGCAACCAAGCACCCAATTGGGCAAATGCTAGACAAATTTGTGTACAtgcaagatgatgaagaaaatgcaAAAGATTGAAGGTTAACAATATTGTATTAGTAACAATTATGATAATGGTTGGATGTTTTGGATAAGCTACATAGACTTAACACCATGAAAGAAAGAATCCAACATCCCAATAGTGTGGTGATGGGAGACTAGTCTAGAGATAAGTCTAGCATGTTGAAGTCCTTGTAGACATCAAGTTTCCTTAGGGAGAAGGACAAGACATGCATGCATTTGTAGAACTTTTATGTCTAATATGATATAAATTTGGCTTAGATTGAAGTAAAATTAATATAGAAAGTTAAAGTTAATTTAAACATGCTTGTGTAGGGGAAGTAGTTTGAATGAATAATTTGAAACATAGGTGGGGCAACATGCCAACTAGCATAAGACTCCAACCAACTCATCATGATACTCCAAAATTACgttaacaaaaaatgaaaaaagttcTTCATTGAGTTCAATGCCAACAGGGAGTGATGCAAGAGTAAGACATAACAACCAATATCAATACTACTTCAATAGTAATTGTAGCCGCTGAGAAAGGAATTAGTTATATAATTCAACAACACTCCATATTACCAAATTTGGGGCTCTATATGTGATAATTATGGACCTTTTGGCATCATAGAAGTTCTAGTAGATGGGTAGCCAATGGACATTTACAAACAAATCTCTCAAAGTATAATGCATGTACATCACTATAAAGGAGAGCATTATTCTCAACATTTTGCTAGTGAATGTACATATTCCAACATGTGAAGCCATTAGAATGCCACTAGAAGACAAATGGATTAAATTATGTATAAACTTTACATACGATTAATATAGCTTTGCTAATGCTACCCTTAAGCCACAAACTTATCACATTCTcataaattcaaaatattataaacaaaattataCATGACAATTACATAGGTACCCATACCCTTCCCTTTTAAAAATAATTGGTTCTTATAAAATTTTGTGCGATTATCTTTTGATAAGTCAAATTCAAAGGTTAGAGTATCCTTTTCCTTAAAGTAACAATTTTTTCACTCTAAATTGTAACGAAGATTTTTGACCTTAACTTCCAAAGGAAGTAGGCCAAGAGTGTTTTCTTAAAATTTCTTATCAATTTCATTCTACAATCAAAGTTGTTTGTAAGAGTTGATGCTATGGTGGATAGTCCATAGTTCCATCATGACAAAAAAAAAGTGTTACTTTTATGTAATACATATGTTTGGTGCAAGTTGTTCCCACCTCTAACAATTTTGTGGTTTTAAAAAGCCACATCGTGCACACTTGTACACTAACTCTATATGATCCTTCACAAAGTCTCCATGAAAGGAAACCACATCATTTTCTTTATCTAGACTAAGGGGTTCCCCTCTTTATCAACTCCATTGAAATAAACAACAAAGCAATTTTGATAAGGGTTGCCATTTGTCCCATTGGGACACTCTCAAGTATATTTTTGTGTTCAATGTCTCatttgatagatgatgatggggaATAAACCCatccatggtgatgtgatgggctTGTAATTTTTTCAATCAATGTAGAATATTTTGGTTGTGGTTACCGATTTCTATTGGTTGGTGAAACAAGGCATGTGTCCAACCATGATTGGTTTAATGGTCTTGTAACCTTTATTAGTGTTGAATACAAGATGAACAACATGatgttattattaataattaagtATTTCAATTTGATTAAGCATGTGACAAaccatataatattaatataataatggagaagaaaacataaatacataaatcatATGAACACTAGATATACATGGATAAACCCTTGCAGGAAAAATGTTACCACCAAAGAGATCCAATTTTGTCTTAATACAATTAAAGTGTGCACCAACACTATCTAATAATCTATCaaatattgtttgcaatataccAACACCATACCAAGACAATCTACTTATCTCTCTTGTTTTCAAGACCTTGTCGTAATATCCAAATTAGGAAGATACTCTATAACTCCCAAATTTAACATTTTTCATATAACCTCTCATTTTAATGCCTTCTTACATAATACTCCACCTATTctcttaaataaataataaatagaataTGTTCCCAttgtaaataataaaaattaaagacTAGAAAATGTAAATAGTTTGAATATATAAACAAAAGTGAAATTACAATTATATGTGGTGGAGGATTTGCATGTATTGCCATAATTTGTGGATAAAATGGGTTAATAAATTATAATGTATAAATGAAGATTTAAGACAAATTTAAAGGGAATAATTTTAGTGTCTATATTTTTCCCTATTTGAAGCAATGTTCTAAGTGatttttttcaaagaaaagaaagtgtccaagaagaaaaaatagaaaatgatgatgaaaagagatgaagatgatgatatgctCCAATAAAGAAGGAAATGGAAAATTAGAAAAGACAAGATGattgttgccccttcaagaggttaTCTATGCATAAACTGCATgggtgatctctcaaaaaagagaagaagaagaatgttagatgaaaggtgGAAAATGATGGAAGACAGATGCAAGAAATATGATTTTGAGTGAAATTATGATGTGTTATGTTAAATTTGAGATCAACAACAAGAAAGAGGATTCCCCAACACCCGCAAGGTATTTGATGCTCTTGGTTGGTTCATAATAAGATAACCATTAAACATGACACACAAAAACAAAAGACCTTGCCCTAGTATATACCATTCAAAGCACTCCATGATATGAAATGATCATGGTGGCCTTGAGTAGGCATAGTATGGGTCAACAGATAAATCAAGAGAAGATCAAAAGATTGAAAAGATAAACTAAAGAAAAATACAAACACCTTAACAAACACATAGAAGTGTTATGTTATGCCAAGGTGTGAAAATATGTCTAGTATTGAGAAGGAACCATCCTGTATAATACTATCTAAGGACTAAAAGGAAACAAATCATGAAGGAAAAGGATTATTTTGACCATATGTTATCCAGGTTGATGTCGATTTCTTATGCTTTCACGTTGAAAGTGAATGTTTCAAGTGTGATGTTTGATGGTTTAAAGCACATGGAAATTGTTTTTATTTGCTTTTGTTTATTGATGGAGTGGTATAAATGCATGTAACTTGTTGATTGTTGAAggaatcctagtcactaagtgagCCATAAGACATAGATCAAGAATTATTCACTAAATAGGATGCAGTCACTTACCCCTAGTGTATAAAAAGGTGCAAGATGGAATTGATGTATGACCTTACTGTGCAAGATAGTGGATTCTACTTTATTACAAATGACACCAACAAGtagtttttcaccatggtacttgtctaaGGCACCACTaaagcaatttttatttttattgttttttttgatATCAAACATGACACTTGTTTGCAATGTTTTCAtcatgtattttttgttttttgatatttttgatgtttttttatattttggaTTTTTGTAATTGAGATATTCATCAAACTAAGTAGAGAAACACTTGAAATGCACATTGTTAATTGTCAATCTGAAACTTTTAAGTTTCAATCTTCTAAAAAATCTAATAGAGATGATTGTAATATGACTAAAAGTGTTTAATGACATTGAGGCACCATTGATTTGAAAATTTTGACTCTGGAAACATTTTATGGAGATTCTTGGTGGCTAAGATAATACCAATGATGTTTGCACCATGGACACTATTATAGAATTTTACTACAACAAAAACCTCCTTTAAATTAAGGTATCTTAGTAAAGCAACTTTTAAGATCCTTTGATATGATGGTTCACAAATTATTGCAAGATGAAATAAATGATGGATAAAGTACTCATCTTGTATTTGATATAGGTTAGATGTAATTATAAAGGTATTTGCATATGTCATGATATAATGAATTGTGGGGACCAATAAGTTCATAAGAAAATTTCAATCTTAGGGCATAACACATGGGGATCAAAATATATTTGACATAGAATTTGTAATGATAACCATGTTGTAGAATATCAAAAAAGGAGTAAAGTAATGTTATTTTCTCCTTTGTGATTATTGTTGGATACTTGTTTTGTtattgatatattgattgcaatATCAAATATTTTTTAGACTAGTATTTGTATCCAAATTGATCTTTTGACGGTCTTTTATTtccattttaaaaatattaaggGGAGGCTAAGTTCCTTCTTTAATGATTCCTTGAAAAGA contains the following coding sequences:
- the LOC131054941 gene encoding transcription factor SPATULA, translated to MERQGYGAEGGKIFRKDYMRRFVSALGGINETRDLSGARAVKFAADVSLAMTEASSGTAWSRNILAHSRKNSPNFMNFIRSCEPKSCGGCNQKLGRSSSEWRRNFLSMRSSLRRMRRRSCHSDSSRRLINVSCRKRVKRAFGGFSKKKIGENRVDAKIKVLKSLVPGGTAMDTPLLLHEALEYISALQVQVQSMRTLVSYFENVESK